Proteins encoded within one genomic window of Ignavibacteria bacterium:
- a CDS encoding acyl-CoA carboxylase subunit beta translates to MSLKSKLIELFSKKEKISTGGGEKAIQKQVAMGKLPARERLKVLLDPNSFHETDLFVQHNCEDFDMDKKQLPADGVITGIGSIHNRPVSVFAQDFTVAGGSLGLMHARKITKVMDHAVRMGIPLIGINDSGGARIQEGVNSLAGYGEIFYRNTLASGIVPQISVILGPCAGGAVYSPALTDFVFVVDKISKMFITGPEVIKTVLGEEISMEDLGGARVQTEITGNAHFYAESEMECFEQIKRLMSFIPWSNREKAPAITPRLPKSQFDVERIIPAEATKPYDIRDVIKSICDDSDFFEIQEKWAANIVIGFARLNGETVGIVGNQPLVLAGVLDVDSSDKAARFIRYCDAFNIPLVTLVDLPGYLPGVDQEHAGVIRHGAKILYAYSEASVPKLTVILRKAYGGGYIAMCSRHLGADFVFAWPTAEIAVMGPEGAANIIFRGEIAAAKDPDTVRKQKVQEYTEKFANPYVAASNGHVDSVINPYETRDALIYALKASANKEETRPNKKHGIPPF, encoded by the coding sequence GTGTCATTAAAAAGTAAGTTAATTGAACTCTTTAGCAAAAAAGAAAAAATTAGTACCGGCGGTGGTGAAAAAGCCATTCAGAAACAGGTGGCTATGGGGAAACTGCCCGCCCGCGAAAGACTGAAGGTTCTTCTGGATCCTAACAGCTTCCATGAAACCGACCTCTTCGTCCAGCATAACTGCGAAGATTTTGATATGGATAAGAAACAGCTTCCGGCTGACGGCGTTATTACAGGTATAGGCTCAATCCATAACCGCCCTGTAAGCGTCTTTGCACAGGATTTTACTGTCGCCGGAGGTTCGCTTGGCCTTATGCATGCAAGAAAGATTACAAAGGTAATGGACCACGCGGTTAGAATGGGAATCCCTCTTATCGGTATCAACGATTCAGGCGGCGCACGTATACAGGAAGGCGTTAATTCTCTTGCAGGATATGGGGAAATATTCTACAGAAATACACTGGCTTCCGGTATCGTACCTCAGATCTCTGTTATTTTGGGCCCTTGCGCCGGCGGCGCGGTTTATTCACCGGCACTTACTGACTTTGTTTTTGTAGTGGATAAGATTTCCAAAATGTTTATTACCGGTCCTGAAGTAATCAAGACCGTGCTTGGTGAAGAGATCTCAATGGAAGATTTGGGCGGCGCACGCGTGCAGACTGAAATTACGGGTAACGCGCATTTCTACGCTGAAAGCGAAATGGAATGCTTCGAGCAGATTAAGCGCCTTATGTCATTTATTCCATGGAGCAACAGGGAAAAGGCTCCTGCAATTACACCAAGGCTGCCAAAATCGCAGTTCGACGTTGAAAGAATTATTCCTGCCGAAGCTACAAAGCCTTACGACATCCGCGACGTCATTAAATCTATCTGTGATGACTCCGACTTCTTTGAAATTCAGGAAAAGTGGGCGGCAAACATTGTAATAGGATTTGCAAGGCTTAACGGTGAAACTGTTGGTATTGTGGGCAACCAGCCTTTAGTGCTCGCAGGCGTTCTGGATGTTGATTCATCGGACAAGGCTGCACGTTTTATCCGCTACTGCGATGCTTTCAATATTCCTCTTGTTACACTTGTTGACCTTCCGGGTTATCTGCCTGGAGTTGACCAGGAGCACGCAGGCGTTATCCGCCACGGTGCAAAGATACTTTATGCATACAGCGAAGCTTCTGTTCCAAAGCTGACTGTTATACTCCGCAAGGCGTATGGCGGCGGTTACATTGCAATGTGCTCACGCCACCTGGGTGCTGATTTTGTTTTCGCATGGCCTACTGCAGAAATCGCGGTTATGGGTCCCGAAGGCGCAGCCAACATTATATTCAGGGGTGAAATTGCCGCTGCAAAAGATCCTGACACAGTAAGAAAGCAGAAGGTTCAGGAGTATACAGAAAAGTTCGCCAATCCTTATGTAGCTGCATCAAACGGGCATGTTGATTCAGTAATTAATCCTTATGAAACCAGGGATGCGCTGATTTATGCGCTAAAGGCTTCAGCTAATAAAGAAGAAACAAGACCTAACAAAAAACACGGGATACCTCCATTTTAA
- a CDS encoding acetyl-CoA carboxylase biotin carboxyl carrier protein subunit produces the protein MSDNNKDLQKIVVDDTVYLTKLTPKFAVRKAFAPKDPKKICAVIPGVILDVTVNKGQHVKRDQSMLVLEAMKMRNSIKAPFDGIIKSIQISKGERVAKGELLIEFE, from the coding sequence ATGAGCGACAATAATAAAGACCTGCAGAAAATAGTAGTGGATGATACGGTTTATCTGACGAAGCTGACACCAAAGTTTGCAGTCAGAAAAGCTTTTGCACCTAAAGATCCTAAAAAAATATGCGCCGTAATTCCCGGGGTCATCCTGGATGTTACAGTTAACAAAGGGCAGCATGTAAAGCGCGATCAGAGCATGCTTGTTTTGGAAGCTATGAAGATGAGAAATTCCATCAAGGCACCTTTTGACGGGATTATTAAATCTATTCAAATCTCCAAAGGCGAGCGTGTAGCAAAAGGGGAGCTCCTGATAGAGTTCGAATAG
- the tnpA gene encoding IS200/IS605 family transposase — protein MADTFSQVYLHIVFAVRHRDHLIRPSFSEELQKYMTGIVKSHNCKTLAIKAMPDHVHLFISYVPGSSVSDMVREVKAYSTEFIKKKNWLSGFSWQQGYGVFSYSRSQISQVISYIQNQEEHHRHKSFREEYMKILKDFAVEMGNKEVFDWIMEQEKKDLG, from the coding sequence ATGGCAGACACATTCAGCCAGGTATACCTTCACATTGTATTTGCTGTCAGGCACAGAGATCACCTGATCAGGCCCTCTTTTTCCGAAGAGCTTCAAAAATACATGACAGGAATTGTAAAAAGCCATAACTGCAAGACTCTGGCCATAAAAGCCATGCCGGATCATGTGCACCTGTTCATCTCCTACGTCCCTGGATCCTCGGTTTCAGATATGGTAAGGGAAGTTAAGGCATACTCAACTGAGTTCATAAAGAAGAAGAATTGGCTGAGTGGTTTTTCATGGCAGCAGGGATATGGAGTCTTCTCATATTCCAGGAGCCAGATTAGCCAGGTAATAAGCTATATTCAGAACCAGGAGGAACACCACAGGCATAAGTCATTCAGAGAGGAGTACATGAAGATACTGAAGGATTTTGCAGTTGAAATGGGAAACAAGGAAGTATTTGATTGGATAATGGAGCAGGAGAAAAAAGATTTGGGATGA